A portion of the Melanotaenia boesemani isolate fMelBoe1 chromosome 2, fMelBoe1.pri, whole genome shotgun sequence genome contains these proteins:
- the ifi35 gene encoding interferon-induced protein 35 — protein MSSDEDFSLVTDPEPSEDSLEGVKASIKEYKKKFDDLQQEQTELADATKDSRDLVDQCNKRIEKLTQDLKEDESSYRDQLADAKEKLDALKQEESDIRMEIQKTQAAIEEEEAQNANLKEQSDVFSAMPERSFIFKGSTGDSEKWRTFEMKPHIIYPMEGGTALITFEEEDVARNILTMKKHTVDLGGECSVTVEARPVFLMLPRVVEIDSKVCPRRILISNLPKMDIESLMNKLEIYFSKKKHGGGEVEHCEFMPDSGTVVITFVDSNIAKGLTEKEFHEVKLQTNCHTVRVTPFLNGEITTLETKFTMCPRTVLLTGIPNIMEQETFQDELEIHFQKNGNGGGEIEAFLYNPLGQNNEAIFSSSSSDTQE, from the exons ATGTCATCAGACGAG GATTTCTCTCTGGTGACAGACCCAGAGCCCTCAGAGGACAGCTTGGAGGGAGTTAAAGCTTCAATTAAGGAGTACAAG AAAAAGTTCGATGACCTGCAGCAGGAGCAGACGGAGCTGGCTGATGCCACAAAAGACAGTCGAGACCTGGTCGACCAATGCAATAAGAGAATTGAAAAACTGACCCAGGATCTGAAGGAGGACGAGAGCTCCTACAGAGATCAGCTTGCGGATGCAAAG GAGAAGTTGGATGCTCTGAAGCAAGAGGAGAGCGACATCAGGATGGAGATCCAGAAAACCCAGGCTGCAATTGAAGAGGAGGAAGCCCAGAACGCCAACCTGAAAGAGCAGAGTGAC GTGTTTTCTGCCATGCCAGAGCGGAGCTTCATCTTTAAAGGGTCGACTGGAGACTCAGAGAAATGGAGGACATTTGAGATGAAGCCGCACATAATTTACCCGATGGAGGGAGGAACGGCGCTGATCACGTTTGAAGAGGAGGACG TTGCAAGAAATATTCTGACCATGAAGAAGCATACAGTGGATCTGGGAGGAGAGTGCAGCGTCACTGTGGAGGCCAGGCCAGTTTTCCTGATGCTGCCCAGGGTGGTGGAG ATTGACTCCAAGGTGTGTCCTCGCCGCATTTTAATCTCCAACCTGCCCAAGATGGACATTGAAAGCCTGATGAACAAGCTGGAGATCTACTTCTCCAAGAAGAAACACGGAGGCGGGGAGGTGGAACACTGTGAATTCATGCCTGACTCAGGGACTGTGGTCATCACGTTTGTGGACAGCAACA TCGCCAAAGGTTTGACAGAGAAGGAGTTTCATGAAGTGAAGCTACAAACAAACTGCCACACAGTGAGAGTGACTCCCTTTCTGAATGGAGAGATCACCACCTTAGAG ACGAAGTTCACGATGTGTCCTCGCACGGTGCTGCTGACAGGAATACCCAACATCATGGAGCAGGAAACTTTCCAAGATGAGCTAGAAATCCACTTCCAGAAAAATGGCAACGGTGGAGGAGAGATCGAAGCCTTCCTCTACAACCCGCTGGGTCAAAACAACGAGGCCATATTCAGCAGCAGCTCCTCGGACACACAGGAGTAG